ACGGGCGCGAGGCACCGCCCGCAGCGACGCACCACCATCCACCCACGACCAAGCTCAGCGGCATCCAGCCGGTGAGCCAGCCCACCATGCCCAAGCTCACCTCAAGCCCGGACTTGACTTCGACCTCATAGGTTGGTCAGTTCTCGTCGAGCAGCAGCAACGGTTGCTCGACCACCGCCGCGAGGTCTCCGACGAGCGCCGCGAGGTGGGCGCCGTCGTTGACCCTGTGGTCGGTCGCCGCGACGACCGGAAGTACCGGACGCACCACGGGAACGCCGTCGACAGCGACGACCTTCTCCGTGACGCGGCCGAAGCCGATGATCGCCACCTCTGGTGGCCGGATCACCGGCGTACCCAGCCAGGTGCCGAGCGACCCGAAGTTGCTCAACGTGCACGAGCCCGCAGCCAGGTCGGCAGGTCGCGCGGTGCGTGCGCGTGCGGCTTCGACGAGACGGTCGAGTTCGCTCACGGTGTCGCGCAGTGACCTCCGGTCGGCGTCGTGCAGCACGGGCACGATCAGGCCGTCGTCGGTTGCGGTGGCGATGCCGAGACCCACGGAGCCGCACTGGGTGAGGCGCTCGTTCTCGGCGTCGAAGCGTGCGTTCATCGACGGGTGACGGGCAAGCGCCCAGGCGCAGACACGTACCAGCAGCGGCAGCATGGTCAGCCGCAACCCGTCGCGCTCCAGCCGTGGCCGCAATGCTTCCCTGGCCGCGAGTAACGCCGTCGCGTCGACCTCGCGGAACTCGGTGATGTGCGGGATGCGCAGCGCCTCGGTCATGGACCGCGCGACCTGCCGTCGTACCCCGTGCAGCTCGACGACCTTGTCGTCCTTGCCCGACGCCGGCGTCACGACTGGCTCTGGTGCGGGTTCCGGTGTCGGCGCGCCTTCGACCGTGTCCAGGTCGGCGGCGAGCACCCGTCCACGCGGTCCCGTGCCCACGACATCGGCGAGGTCGACGCCAAGGCGCAATGCGCGCTTGCGCACGCTCGGACTCGCCAGCGCACGCCGTCGTACGGGTTGCGCGGCACTGCCGCTGCTTCCCATGCTGCCCGTGGCGATGCGGGTCAGCAGCGCGCCCACCTCGACGACGTCGCCGACGGCCGCGCCGAGCTGCATCACAGTGCCCGCGACCGGCGCCGGCAGCTCCACCTGCGACTTGTCCGTCTCCACGACGACGATGGCCTGGTCGGCGGCGACCGTGTCACCGACACCCACCAGCCACTCGACGAGCTCGGCCTCCGCGATGCCCTCACCGACGTCCGGCAGCAGGAACTCCGTCGCGTCACTCATGCCGGAACCGCCATCAGCGCGCCGACCTCGGCGACCACCCGGTCGACGTCGGGTACGTACAGGTCCTCGACGCCGGCAAGCGGGTACGGCGTGTCAGGCGCGGTGATCCGCAGGATCGGCGCCTCGAGCTCGTAGAAGCACTCCTGCTGGATGGTCGCGGTGAGCTCCGCGGCGAACCCGCCGGTGAACGGCGCCTCCTGCACGATGGCCACCCTTCCGGTGCGGGCGACCGAGTCCCTGACGGTGTCGGTGTCGAGCGGCACGAGCGAACGCAGGTCGACCACCTCGGCGCCGATGCCCCCGGCCGCGAGCTCGTCGGCGGCTCGCTCCGCCACGGCGATGGCCGCCGACCACGCGACCAGCGTGACGTCGTCGCCCTGCCGCACCACCCGCGCCTTGCCGAAACCGACCCGGTAGCGCTCGTCGGGCACATCGTCGCGGACGAGGCGGTAGCCCTTCAGCGGCTCGAGGAACAGCACGGGGTCATCGCTCGCGATCGCCTCGGCGAGCATGCCTTTCGCGTCGTAGGCCGTCGCGGGCGCGACCACGGTGAGTCCAGGGGCATGGGCGTAGAGCGCCTCGAACGCGTCCGAGTGCATCTCGGGCGTCCTCACCCCACCACCGAACGGCGCACGGATCACCAGCGGCACCCCGTACCGGCCCTGTGACCGGTAACGCAGCCGCGCGGCCTGCTGGCCGATCTGGTGGAACGCCTGGTGCCCGAAGCCGAGGAACTGGATCTCGACCACCGGCCGCAGCCCACTGATCGCCAGGCCGATGCCCGCGCCGACGATCGCCCCCTCGGCAACCGGCATATCCACCACCCGCTCGCCGCCGAAGCGGTCGAGCAGGCCCTCGGTGGCACGGAACACGCCGCCGAGCCTGCCGACGTCCTCGCCGAGCACCATGACGCGTTCGTCGAGCTCCATCTCCTGGCGCAGGCACTCCCTGATGCTCTCGACCATCGTCCGCGTCGTCATGCCATGCCCTCCTGCCTCGCGACCCACGCCGCCCGCTGCTCGACCAGACGGGTCGGCGGGTCTGCGTGCACGTGGTCGAACAGCGACGCCGCCCCTGCATCCGGTGTCTCGAACGCGACCGTCAGCGCGCGCTCGACCTCGGCCGCGCACTCCGCGGCAAGCCGCTCATGGCCGGCGTCGTCGAGCGCGCCGCGAGCACGCAGGTAGCGCTCCACCCTGGCCACGGGGTCGCGGTCCGCCCATTCCCGATCCTCGCCGGGCTCGACGTAACGGGTCGGGTCGTCGGCGGTGTTGTGTGCCCCGGCTCGCCAGGTCAGCGACTCGACCAGGGTGGGCCCGCCACCGGCACGGGCACGGGCGACCGCCGCCGCGGTCACCTGGTGGACGGCGAGCAGATCGTTGCCGTCGACGAGCACACCCTCGACGCCGTAACCGGGCGCGCGCTCCGCGAGCGTCCGCGCGGCGGTCTGCGCGGCGCGCGGAGTCGAGATCGCCCAGCCGTTGTTCTGCAGGAAGAAGACCA
This genomic stretch from Streptosporangiales bacterium harbors:
- a CDS encoding 2-oxo acid dehydrogenase subunit E2; amino-acid sequence: MSDATEFLLPDVGEGIAEAELVEWLVGVGDTVAADQAIVVVETDKSQVELPAPVAGTVMQLGAAVGDVVEVGALLTRIATGSMGSSGSAAQPVRRRALASPSVRKRALRLGVDLADVVGTGPRGRVLAADLDTVEGAPTPEPAPEPVVTPASGKDDKVVELHGVRRQVARSMTEALRIPHITEFREVDATALLAAREALRPRLERDGLRLTMLPLLVRVCAWALARHPSMNARFDAENERLTQCGSVGLGIATATDDGLIVPVLHDADRRSLRDTVSELDRLVEAARARTARPADLAAGSCTLSNFGSLGTWLGTPVIRPPEVAIIGFGRVTEKVVAVDGVPVVRPVLPVVAATDHRVNDGAHLAALVGDLAAVVEQPLLLLDEN
- a CDS encoding alpha-ketoacid dehydrogenase subunit beta produces the protein MTTRTMVESIRECLRQEMELDERVMVLGEDVGRLGGVFRATEGLLDRFGGERVVDMPVAEGAIVGAGIGLAISGLRPVVEIQFLGFGHQAFHQIGQQAARLRYRSQGRYGVPLVIRAPFGGGVRTPEMHSDAFEALYAHAPGLTVVAPATAYDAKGMLAEAIASDDPVLFLEPLKGYRLVRDDVPDERYRVGFGKARVVRQGDDVTLVAWSAAIAVAERAADELAAGGIGAEVVDLRSLVPLDTDTVRDSVARTGRVAIVQEAPFTGGFAAELTATIQQECFYELEAPILRITAPDTPYPLAGVEDLYVPDVDRVVAEVGALMAVPA
- a CDS encoding pyruvate dehydrogenase (acetyl-transferring) E1 component subunit alpha yields the protein MTDEAVLDALRYMTLARTFDERATSLQRQGRFGTFSSVRGQEASVVGSASALDPSRDWIVPQYRELPALLRHGLPLENFALYFMGHPDGGAIPDGVRTLPIQISLAAQLPQAVGLAWGLRTQGGDGVVVTYFGDGASSEGDFHESLNLAGVTRAPVVFFLQNNGWAISTPRAAQTAARTLAERAPGYGVEGVLVDGNDLLAVHQVTAAAVARARAGGGPTLVESLTWRAGAHNTADDPTRYVEPGEDREWADRDPVARVERYLRARGALDDAGHERLAAECAAEVERALTVAFETPDAGAASLFDHVHADPPTRLVEQRAAWVARQEGMA